From Nicotiana tabacum cultivar K326 chromosome 22, ASM71507v2, whole genome shotgun sequence, one genomic window encodes:
- the LOC107775031 gene encoding uncharacterized protein LOC107775031 isoform X5 has product MEVVEGEQLKKRKQYGEYSMHASSSSAHNNWRSRYNKPRKFFDRYSLPSGWLYCPPYGDNIGFIIPSKVPLSESFDKNIPLGERYTPKELIDKQRCLGREIGLVVDLTNTDRYYPESDWTSHDIRHVKIRCPGQDSIPDAESVDRFVSEIVQFTSQDSQASKYAVVHCTHGHNRTGYMIVHFLAIAIFSRARPPGIYRQKYVEALYDFYLQAKPEPLVCPQTPEWKRDADQDNDAVAPSSGNLTKAGAMSDADFGGEPIPFAEVQRMKNFCYQVLNLHAKSNTRSPGSHSVSLNRDKLHLLSQKLYHVTWSAEGPRYMMLIDREGCYLIDTQFYFRKVQLRFPCKYIYQGRADVTHRYMLLDGELVTETEPETQVKRTIYLIYDMIAIDESSVTELPFHHRLMLIEDEVIRPRNFEREFLFTCVNPYYQYDLEPFEVRRKDFYLLSAASKLIKDITPSLPHSTDGLIFQAWNATYVPCEHDGRLKWKYPGMSTVDFLFEVGVDGSNLLYLQEHGNKKLIEGCRVMFKDGSDLSLYSGRIIECSWNAHENAWIFVRIQTEKSNPDRISVYEEAKHIIEGNLTEDILLDEIDKVAGLPIYTDWVKRHSGSSFRNVWRRH; this is encoded by the exons ATGGAAGTAGTAGAAGGagaacaattgaagaaaaggaAGCAATATGGCGAATATTCAATGCACGCCTCTTCCTCTTCCGCGCATAATAATTGGCGATCTCGCTATAATAAACCTCGCAAGTTTTTCGACCGTTACAGCCTACCCTCAG GTTGGTTATATTGCCCTCCATATGGTGATAATATAGGTTTTATTATCCCATCAAAAGTGCCCTTAAGTGAATCATTCGACAAGAACATCCCTCTTGGAGAAAGATACACCCCAAAAGAATTAATCGACAAGCAAAGATGTTTAGGAAGAGAA ATAGGACTGGTGGTTGATTTAACAAACACTGACCGTTACTATCCAGAATCAGATTGGACCAGTCATGATATTCGACATGTTAAG ATTCGATGCCCGGGACAGGACTCTATACCTGATGCTGAATCTGTAGATAGATTTGTTTCTGAG ATCGTGCAATTTACGTCTCAAGACTCTCAAGCAAGCAAGTATGCTGTTGTCCACTGCACTCATGGTCACAACCGAACAGGATATATGATTGTACATTTTCTC GCAATAGCAATATTTTCCCGAGCACGCCCTCCTGGAATTTACAGACAGAAGTATGTTGAAGCATTATATGACTTTTATTTGCAAGCAAAGCCTGAACCTCTCGTTTGTCCCCAAACTCCAGAATGGAAGAGAGATGCTGATCAAGATAATGATGCTGTTGCTCCTTCTTCT GGGAATCTTACAAAAGCAGGAGCTATGTCAGATGCAGATTTTGGGGGCGAACCTATCCCATTTGCAGAGGTTCAAAGGATGAAGAACTTCTGCTATCAAGTGCTTAATTTGCAT GCAAAGAGTAATACCCGAAGTCCAGGATCACACTCGGTCTCTCTCAACAG GGACAAATTGCATCTTCTGAGCCAGAAACTCTACCATGTCACCTGGAGTGCCGAGGGGCCACGATACATGATGCTAATAGATAGGGAGGGTTGTTATTTGATTGATACACAGTTCTATTTCAGGAAGGTTCAGTTGCGGTTTCCTTGCAAATATATCTATCAG GGTAGAGCTGACGTTACTCATCGCTACATGTTACTTGATGGTGAATTGGTTACTGAGACTGAGCCAGAGACACAAGTGAAGAGGACTATTTACCTCATCTATGACATGATAGCAATTGATGAATCCTCTGTTACAGAG CTACCTTTCCACCATAGGTTAATGCTAATTGAAGACGAGGTGATCCGGCCCCGAAACTTCGAACGTGAATTCTTATTCACATGTGTAAATCCATACTACCAATATGACCTGGAACCATTTGAA GTGAGGAGGAAGGATTTCTATTTGCTGTCTGCAGCTTCTAAGCTGATCAAAGATATAACGCCAAGTCTTCCACATTCAACTGATGGTCTTATCTTTCAG GCCTGGAATGCAACTTATGTGCCTTGTGAACACGATGGGCGCCTGAAATGGAAATATCCTGGAATGAGTACTGTTGATTTTCTCTTTgag GTGGGAGTTGACGGTAGCAATTTGCTTTATCTGCAAGAACATGGAAACAAGAAACTAATTGAAGGTTGCAGAGTCATGTTTAAAG ATGGGTCTGACTTGTCTTTGTACTCGGGTAGGATAATAGAGTGTTCCTGGAACGCTCATGAAAATGCTTGGATCTTTGTGCGGATCCAAACAGAGAAATCAAACCCAGATCGTATTAGTGTCTACGAGGAG GCAAAGCACATCATAGAGGGCAATCTTACAGAGGATATCTTGTTAGATGAGATTGATAAAGTAGCAGGTTTACCTATATACACTGACTGGGTAAAACGACACAGTGGATCTTCTTTTAGAAATGTCTGGAGAAGGCATTGA
- the LOC107775031 gene encoding uncharacterized protein LOC107775031 isoform X4, with the protein MEVVEGEQLKKRKQYGEYSMHASSSSAHNNWRSRYNKPRKFFDRYSLPSGWLYCPPYGDNIGFIIPSKVPLSESFDKNIPLGERYTPKELIDKQRCLGREIGLVVDLTNTDRYYPESDWTSHDIRHVKIRCPGQDSIPDAESVDRFVSEIVQFTSQDSQASKYAVVHCTHGHNRTGYMIVHFLAIAIFSRARPPGIYRQKYVEALYDFYLQAKPEPLVCPQTPEWKRDADQDNDAVAPSSGNLTKAGAMSDADFGGEPIPFAEVQRMKNFCYQVLNLHVQVSAKSNTRSPGSHSVSLNRDKLHLLSQKLYHVTWSAEGPRYMMLIDREGCYLIDTQFYFRKVQLRFPCKYIYQGRADVTHRYMLLDGELVTETEPETQVKRTIYLIYDMIAIDESSVTELPFHHRLMLIEDEVIRPRNFEREFLFTCVNPYYQYDLEPFEVRRKDFYLLSAASKLIKDITPSLPHSTDGLIFQAWNATYVPCEHDGRLKWKYPGMSTVDFLFEVGVDGSNLLYLQEHGNKKLIEGCRVMFKDGSDLSLYSGRIIECSWNAHENAWIFVRIQTEKSNPDRISVYEEAKHIIEGNLTEDILLDEIDKVAGLPIYTDWVKRHSGSSFRNVWRRH; encoded by the exons ATGGAAGTAGTAGAAGGagaacaattgaagaaaaggaAGCAATATGGCGAATATTCAATGCACGCCTCTTCCTCTTCCGCGCATAATAATTGGCGATCTCGCTATAATAAACCTCGCAAGTTTTTCGACCGTTACAGCCTACCCTCAG GTTGGTTATATTGCCCTCCATATGGTGATAATATAGGTTTTATTATCCCATCAAAAGTGCCCTTAAGTGAATCATTCGACAAGAACATCCCTCTTGGAGAAAGATACACCCCAAAAGAATTAATCGACAAGCAAAGATGTTTAGGAAGAGAA ATAGGACTGGTGGTTGATTTAACAAACACTGACCGTTACTATCCAGAATCAGATTGGACCAGTCATGATATTCGACATGTTAAG ATTCGATGCCCGGGACAGGACTCTATACCTGATGCTGAATCTGTAGATAGATTTGTTTCTGAG ATCGTGCAATTTACGTCTCAAGACTCTCAAGCAAGCAAGTATGCTGTTGTCCACTGCACTCATGGTCACAACCGAACAGGATATATGATTGTACATTTTCTC GCAATAGCAATATTTTCCCGAGCACGCCCTCCTGGAATTTACAGACAGAAGTATGTTGAAGCATTATATGACTTTTATTTGCAAGCAAAGCCTGAACCTCTCGTTTGTCCCCAAACTCCAGAATGGAAGAGAGATGCTGATCAAGATAATGATGCTGTTGCTCCTTCTTCT GGGAATCTTACAAAAGCAGGAGCTATGTCAGATGCAGATTTTGGGGGCGAACCTATCCCATTTGCAGAGGTTCAAAGGATGAAGAACTTCTGCTATCAAGTGCTTAATTTGCATGTACAGGTTTCA GCAAAGAGTAATACCCGAAGTCCAGGATCACACTCGGTCTCTCTCAACAG GGACAAATTGCATCTTCTGAGCCAGAAACTCTACCATGTCACCTGGAGTGCCGAGGGGCCACGATACATGATGCTAATAGATAGGGAGGGTTGTTATTTGATTGATACACAGTTCTATTTCAGGAAGGTTCAGTTGCGGTTTCCTTGCAAATATATCTATCAG GGTAGAGCTGACGTTACTCATCGCTACATGTTACTTGATGGTGAATTGGTTACTGAGACTGAGCCAGAGACACAAGTGAAGAGGACTATTTACCTCATCTATGACATGATAGCAATTGATGAATCCTCTGTTACAGAG CTACCTTTCCACCATAGGTTAATGCTAATTGAAGACGAGGTGATCCGGCCCCGAAACTTCGAACGTGAATTCTTATTCACATGTGTAAATCCATACTACCAATATGACCTGGAACCATTTGAA GTGAGGAGGAAGGATTTCTATTTGCTGTCTGCAGCTTCTAAGCTGATCAAAGATATAACGCCAAGTCTTCCACATTCAACTGATGGTCTTATCTTTCAG GCCTGGAATGCAACTTATGTGCCTTGTGAACACGATGGGCGCCTGAAATGGAAATATCCTGGAATGAGTACTGTTGATTTTCTCTTTgag GTGGGAGTTGACGGTAGCAATTTGCTTTATCTGCAAGAACATGGAAACAAGAAACTAATTGAAGGTTGCAGAGTCATGTTTAAAG ATGGGTCTGACTTGTCTTTGTACTCGGGTAGGATAATAGAGTGTTCCTGGAACGCTCATGAAAATGCTTGGATCTTTGTGCGGATCCAAACAGAGAAATCAAACCCAGATCGTATTAGTGTCTACGAGGAG GCAAAGCACATCATAGAGGGCAATCTTACAGAGGATATCTTGTTAGATGAGATTGATAAAGTAGCAGGTTTACCTATATACACTGACTGGGTAAAACGACACAGTGGATCTTCTTTTAGAAATGTCTGGAGAAGGCATTGA
- the LOC107775031 gene encoding uncharacterized protein LOC107775031 isoform X3, producing MEVVEGEQLKKRKQYGEYSMHASSSSAHNNWRSRYNKPRKFFDRYSLPSGWLYCPPYGDNIGFIIPSKVPLSESFDKNIPLGERYTPKELIDKQRCLGREIGLVVDLTNTDRYYPESDWTSHDIRHVKIRCPGQDSIPDAESVDRFVSEIVQFTSQDSQASKYAVVHCTHGHNRTGYMIVHFLVRNQSVSVSEAIAIFSRARPPGIYRQKYVEALYDFYLQAKPEPLVCPQTPEWKRDADQDNDAVAPSSGNLTKAGAMSDADFGGEPIPFAEVQRMKNFCYQVLNLHAKSNTRSPGSHSVSLNRDKLHLLSQKLYHVTWSAEGPRYMMLIDREGCYLIDTQFYFRKVQLRFPCKYIYQGRADVTHRYMLLDGELVTETEPETQVKRTIYLIYDMIAIDESSVTELPFHHRLMLIEDEVIRPRNFEREFLFTCVNPYYQYDLEPFEVRRKDFYLLSAASKLIKDITPSLPHSTDGLIFQAWNATYVPCEHDGRLKWKYPGMSTVDFLFEVGVDGSNLLYLQEHGNKKLIEGCRVMFKDGSDLSLYSGRIIECSWNAHENAWIFVRIQTEKSNPDRISVYEEAKHIIEGNLTEDILLDEIDKVAGLPIYTDWVKRHSGSSFRNVWRRH from the exons ATGGAAGTAGTAGAAGGagaacaattgaagaaaaggaAGCAATATGGCGAATATTCAATGCACGCCTCTTCCTCTTCCGCGCATAATAATTGGCGATCTCGCTATAATAAACCTCGCAAGTTTTTCGACCGTTACAGCCTACCCTCAG GTTGGTTATATTGCCCTCCATATGGTGATAATATAGGTTTTATTATCCCATCAAAAGTGCCCTTAAGTGAATCATTCGACAAGAACATCCCTCTTGGAGAAAGATACACCCCAAAAGAATTAATCGACAAGCAAAGATGTTTAGGAAGAGAA ATAGGACTGGTGGTTGATTTAACAAACACTGACCGTTACTATCCAGAATCAGATTGGACCAGTCATGATATTCGACATGTTAAG ATTCGATGCCCGGGACAGGACTCTATACCTGATGCTGAATCTGTAGATAGATTTGTTTCTGAG ATCGTGCAATTTACGTCTCAAGACTCTCAAGCAAGCAAGTATGCTGTTGTCCACTGCACTCATGGTCACAACCGAACAGGATATATGATTGTACATTTTCTCGTACGTAATCAGTCAGTTAGTGTTAGTGAG GCAATAGCAATATTTTCCCGAGCACGCCCTCCTGGAATTTACAGACAGAAGTATGTTGAAGCATTATATGACTTTTATTTGCAAGCAAAGCCTGAACCTCTCGTTTGTCCCCAAACTCCAGAATGGAAGAGAGATGCTGATCAAGATAATGATGCTGTTGCTCCTTCTTCT GGGAATCTTACAAAAGCAGGAGCTATGTCAGATGCAGATTTTGGGGGCGAACCTATCCCATTTGCAGAGGTTCAAAGGATGAAGAACTTCTGCTATCAAGTGCTTAATTTGCAT GCAAAGAGTAATACCCGAAGTCCAGGATCACACTCGGTCTCTCTCAACAG GGACAAATTGCATCTTCTGAGCCAGAAACTCTACCATGTCACCTGGAGTGCCGAGGGGCCACGATACATGATGCTAATAGATAGGGAGGGTTGTTATTTGATTGATACACAGTTCTATTTCAGGAAGGTTCAGTTGCGGTTTCCTTGCAAATATATCTATCAG GGTAGAGCTGACGTTACTCATCGCTACATGTTACTTGATGGTGAATTGGTTACTGAGACTGAGCCAGAGACACAAGTGAAGAGGACTATTTACCTCATCTATGACATGATAGCAATTGATGAATCCTCTGTTACAGAG CTACCTTTCCACCATAGGTTAATGCTAATTGAAGACGAGGTGATCCGGCCCCGAAACTTCGAACGTGAATTCTTATTCACATGTGTAAATCCATACTACCAATATGACCTGGAACCATTTGAA GTGAGGAGGAAGGATTTCTATTTGCTGTCTGCAGCTTCTAAGCTGATCAAAGATATAACGCCAAGTCTTCCACATTCAACTGATGGTCTTATCTTTCAG GCCTGGAATGCAACTTATGTGCCTTGTGAACACGATGGGCGCCTGAAATGGAAATATCCTGGAATGAGTACTGTTGATTTTCTCTTTgag GTGGGAGTTGACGGTAGCAATTTGCTTTATCTGCAAGAACATGGAAACAAGAAACTAATTGAAGGTTGCAGAGTCATGTTTAAAG ATGGGTCTGACTTGTCTTTGTACTCGGGTAGGATAATAGAGTGTTCCTGGAACGCTCATGAAAATGCTTGGATCTTTGTGCGGATCCAAACAGAGAAATCAAACCCAGATCGTATTAGTGTCTACGAGGAG GCAAAGCACATCATAGAGGGCAATCTTACAGAGGATATCTTGTTAGATGAGATTGATAAAGTAGCAGGTTTACCTATATACACTGACTGGGTAAAACGACACAGTGGATCTTCTTTTAGAAATGTCTGGAGAAGGCATTGA
- the LOC107775031 gene encoding uncharacterized protein LOC107775031 isoform X2, protein MEVVEGEQLKKRKQYGEYSMHASSSSAHNNWRSRYNKPRKFFDRYSLPSGWLYCPPYGDNIGFIIPSKVPLSESFDKNIPLGERYTPKELIDKQRCLGREIGLVVDLTNTDRYYPESDWTSHDIRHVKIRCPGQDSIPDAESVDRFVSEIVQFTSQDSQASKYAVVHCTHGHNRTGYMIVHFLVRNQSVSVSEAIAIFSRARPPGIYRQKYVEALYDFYLQAKPEPLVCPQTPEWKRDADQDNDAVAPSSGNLTKAGAMSDADFGGEPIPFAEVQRMKNFCYQVLNLHVQAKSNTRSPGSHSVSLNRDKLHLLSQKLYHVTWSAEGPRYMMLIDREGCYLIDTQFYFRKVQLRFPCKYIYQGRADVTHRYMLLDGELVTETEPETQVKRTIYLIYDMIAIDESSVTELPFHHRLMLIEDEVIRPRNFEREFLFTCVNPYYQYDLEPFEVRRKDFYLLSAASKLIKDITPSLPHSTDGLIFQAWNATYVPCEHDGRLKWKYPGMSTVDFLFEVGVDGSNLLYLQEHGNKKLIEGCRVMFKDGSDLSLYSGRIIECSWNAHENAWIFVRIQTEKSNPDRISVYEEAKHIIEGNLTEDILLDEIDKVAGLPIYTDWVKRHSGSSFRNVWRRH, encoded by the exons ATGGAAGTAGTAGAAGGagaacaattgaagaaaaggaAGCAATATGGCGAATATTCAATGCACGCCTCTTCCTCTTCCGCGCATAATAATTGGCGATCTCGCTATAATAAACCTCGCAAGTTTTTCGACCGTTACAGCCTACCCTCAG GTTGGTTATATTGCCCTCCATATGGTGATAATATAGGTTTTATTATCCCATCAAAAGTGCCCTTAAGTGAATCATTCGACAAGAACATCCCTCTTGGAGAAAGATACACCCCAAAAGAATTAATCGACAAGCAAAGATGTTTAGGAAGAGAA ATAGGACTGGTGGTTGATTTAACAAACACTGACCGTTACTATCCAGAATCAGATTGGACCAGTCATGATATTCGACATGTTAAG ATTCGATGCCCGGGACAGGACTCTATACCTGATGCTGAATCTGTAGATAGATTTGTTTCTGAG ATCGTGCAATTTACGTCTCAAGACTCTCAAGCAAGCAAGTATGCTGTTGTCCACTGCACTCATGGTCACAACCGAACAGGATATATGATTGTACATTTTCTCGTACGTAATCAGTCAGTTAGTGTTAGTGAG GCAATAGCAATATTTTCCCGAGCACGCCCTCCTGGAATTTACAGACAGAAGTATGTTGAAGCATTATATGACTTTTATTTGCAAGCAAAGCCTGAACCTCTCGTTTGTCCCCAAACTCCAGAATGGAAGAGAGATGCTGATCAAGATAATGATGCTGTTGCTCCTTCTTCT GGGAATCTTACAAAAGCAGGAGCTATGTCAGATGCAGATTTTGGGGGCGAACCTATCCCATTTGCAGAGGTTCAAAGGATGAAGAACTTCTGCTATCAAGTGCTTAATTTGCATGTACAG GCAAAGAGTAATACCCGAAGTCCAGGATCACACTCGGTCTCTCTCAACAG GGACAAATTGCATCTTCTGAGCCAGAAACTCTACCATGTCACCTGGAGTGCCGAGGGGCCACGATACATGATGCTAATAGATAGGGAGGGTTGTTATTTGATTGATACACAGTTCTATTTCAGGAAGGTTCAGTTGCGGTTTCCTTGCAAATATATCTATCAG GGTAGAGCTGACGTTACTCATCGCTACATGTTACTTGATGGTGAATTGGTTACTGAGACTGAGCCAGAGACACAAGTGAAGAGGACTATTTACCTCATCTATGACATGATAGCAATTGATGAATCCTCTGTTACAGAG CTACCTTTCCACCATAGGTTAATGCTAATTGAAGACGAGGTGATCCGGCCCCGAAACTTCGAACGTGAATTCTTATTCACATGTGTAAATCCATACTACCAATATGACCTGGAACCATTTGAA GTGAGGAGGAAGGATTTCTATTTGCTGTCTGCAGCTTCTAAGCTGATCAAAGATATAACGCCAAGTCTTCCACATTCAACTGATGGTCTTATCTTTCAG GCCTGGAATGCAACTTATGTGCCTTGTGAACACGATGGGCGCCTGAAATGGAAATATCCTGGAATGAGTACTGTTGATTTTCTCTTTgag GTGGGAGTTGACGGTAGCAATTTGCTTTATCTGCAAGAACATGGAAACAAGAAACTAATTGAAGGTTGCAGAGTCATGTTTAAAG ATGGGTCTGACTTGTCTTTGTACTCGGGTAGGATAATAGAGTGTTCCTGGAACGCTCATGAAAATGCTTGGATCTTTGTGCGGATCCAAACAGAGAAATCAAACCCAGATCGTATTAGTGTCTACGAGGAG GCAAAGCACATCATAGAGGGCAATCTTACAGAGGATATCTTGTTAGATGAGATTGATAAAGTAGCAGGTTTACCTATATACACTGACTGGGTAAAACGACACAGTGGATCTTCTTTTAGAAATGTCTGGAGAAGGCATTGA
- the LOC107775031 gene encoding uncharacterized protein LOC107775031 isoform X1 — MEVVEGEQLKKRKQYGEYSMHASSSSAHNNWRSRYNKPRKFFDRYSLPSGWLYCPPYGDNIGFIIPSKVPLSESFDKNIPLGERYTPKELIDKQRCLGREIGLVVDLTNTDRYYPESDWTSHDIRHVKIRCPGQDSIPDAESVDRFVSEIVQFTSQDSQASKYAVVHCTHGHNRTGYMIVHFLVRNQSVSVSEAIAIFSRARPPGIYRQKYVEALYDFYLQAKPEPLVCPQTPEWKRDADQDNDAVAPSSGNLTKAGAMSDADFGGEPIPFAEVQRMKNFCYQVLNLHVQVSAKSNTRSPGSHSVSLNRDKLHLLSQKLYHVTWSAEGPRYMMLIDREGCYLIDTQFYFRKVQLRFPCKYIYQGRADVTHRYMLLDGELVTETEPETQVKRTIYLIYDMIAIDESSVTELPFHHRLMLIEDEVIRPRNFEREFLFTCVNPYYQYDLEPFEVRRKDFYLLSAASKLIKDITPSLPHSTDGLIFQAWNATYVPCEHDGRLKWKYPGMSTVDFLFEVGVDGSNLLYLQEHGNKKLIEGCRVMFKDGSDLSLYSGRIIECSWNAHENAWIFVRIQTEKSNPDRISVYEEAKHIIEGNLTEDILLDEIDKVAGLPIYTDWVKRHSGSSFRNVWRRH; from the exons ATGGAAGTAGTAGAAGGagaacaattgaagaaaaggaAGCAATATGGCGAATATTCAATGCACGCCTCTTCCTCTTCCGCGCATAATAATTGGCGATCTCGCTATAATAAACCTCGCAAGTTTTTCGACCGTTACAGCCTACCCTCAG GTTGGTTATATTGCCCTCCATATGGTGATAATATAGGTTTTATTATCCCATCAAAAGTGCCCTTAAGTGAATCATTCGACAAGAACATCCCTCTTGGAGAAAGATACACCCCAAAAGAATTAATCGACAAGCAAAGATGTTTAGGAAGAGAA ATAGGACTGGTGGTTGATTTAACAAACACTGACCGTTACTATCCAGAATCAGATTGGACCAGTCATGATATTCGACATGTTAAG ATTCGATGCCCGGGACAGGACTCTATACCTGATGCTGAATCTGTAGATAGATTTGTTTCTGAG ATCGTGCAATTTACGTCTCAAGACTCTCAAGCAAGCAAGTATGCTGTTGTCCACTGCACTCATGGTCACAACCGAACAGGATATATGATTGTACATTTTCTCGTACGTAATCAGTCAGTTAGTGTTAGTGAG GCAATAGCAATATTTTCCCGAGCACGCCCTCCTGGAATTTACAGACAGAAGTATGTTGAAGCATTATATGACTTTTATTTGCAAGCAAAGCCTGAACCTCTCGTTTGTCCCCAAACTCCAGAATGGAAGAGAGATGCTGATCAAGATAATGATGCTGTTGCTCCTTCTTCT GGGAATCTTACAAAAGCAGGAGCTATGTCAGATGCAGATTTTGGGGGCGAACCTATCCCATTTGCAGAGGTTCAAAGGATGAAGAACTTCTGCTATCAAGTGCTTAATTTGCATGTACAGGTTTCA GCAAAGAGTAATACCCGAAGTCCAGGATCACACTCGGTCTCTCTCAACAG GGACAAATTGCATCTTCTGAGCCAGAAACTCTACCATGTCACCTGGAGTGCCGAGGGGCCACGATACATGATGCTAATAGATAGGGAGGGTTGTTATTTGATTGATACACAGTTCTATTTCAGGAAGGTTCAGTTGCGGTTTCCTTGCAAATATATCTATCAG GGTAGAGCTGACGTTACTCATCGCTACATGTTACTTGATGGTGAATTGGTTACTGAGACTGAGCCAGAGACACAAGTGAAGAGGACTATTTACCTCATCTATGACATGATAGCAATTGATGAATCCTCTGTTACAGAG CTACCTTTCCACCATAGGTTAATGCTAATTGAAGACGAGGTGATCCGGCCCCGAAACTTCGAACGTGAATTCTTATTCACATGTGTAAATCCATACTACCAATATGACCTGGAACCATTTGAA GTGAGGAGGAAGGATTTCTATTTGCTGTCTGCAGCTTCTAAGCTGATCAAAGATATAACGCCAAGTCTTCCACATTCAACTGATGGTCTTATCTTTCAG GCCTGGAATGCAACTTATGTGCCTTGTGAACACGATGGGCGCCTGAAATGGAAATATCCTGGAATGAGTACTGTTGATTTTCTCTTTgag GTGGGAGTTGACGGTAGCAATTTGCTTTATCTGCAAGAACATGGAAACAAGAAACTAATTGAAGGTTGCAGAGTCATGTTTAAAG ATGGGTCTGACTTGTCTTTGTACTCGGGTAGGATAATAGAGTGTTCCTGGAACGCTCATGAAAATGCTTGGATCTTTGTGCGGATCCAAACAGAGAAATCAAACCCAGATCGTATTAGTGTCTACGAGGAG GCAAAGCACATCATAGAGGGCAATCTTACAGAGGATATCTTGTTAGATGAGATTGATAAAGTAGCAGGTTTACCTATATACACTGACTGGGTAAAACGACACAGTGGATCTTCTTTTAGAAATGTCTGGAGAAGGCATTGA